One Fuerstiella marisgermanici DNA window includes the following coding sequences:
- a CDS encoding transketolase C-terminal domain-containing protein gives MMSVATEFPVPLSEYKVVALNPNQPKLTDEQKTQLAANIKVCRDAIIFFTAIADAKGLGGHTGGPYDTVPETVIMHGMMEHARNGGTPDVLPVFFDEAGHRVATQYLMAVLEGDMDVEKLFHYREYLSHLPGHPEKGFTPGVKFSSGRLGHMWPFVNGVAIANSDKVVFMLGSDGSQMEGNDAEAARLAVAQKLNVKLLVDDNDVTIAGHPSDYLPGFNVSETLEGHGLKVDIGDGEDLDGLYARMCAAVTTDGPVALINRRKMCPGVEGLEGSAHGHDVIKTAVAIDYLKANGREEAAEYLGSVTKGPGGPTYQGSDAKSVGKNRDLFGKIVNEILDEIPEADRIASVKVFDCDLEGSCGLNHVRASHPEVFVRGGIMERGNFSAAAGFGFEKGKQGIFATFSAFLEMVVSEITMARLNDSNVLAHFSHAGCDDMADNTCHFGLNNMFAANGLPDDGHDKTRLYFPADQHQFRACLKKIYGEEGLRFIFSTRSGVPDLLDDSGSRIFGDGYQFVPGKDEVIREGKAGYIVSFGETTYRALDAVIRLKEAGHDVGLVCKATLNVYDEEMMAKLAASPAVLVAESFNVNTGVGSKFGTELLKRGFKGNYNNIGTNKEGSGGLWQQMGYQGLDSDGIMESMKKLLG, from the coding sequence ATGATGTCAGTGGCTACGGAATTTCCTGTCCCGTTAAGTGAATACAAAGTTGTCGCTCTGAACCCCAACCAGCCAAAGCTGACGGACGAACAGAAAACTCAACTGGCCGCCAACATCAAGGTCTGCCGCGACGCAATCATATTCTTCACCGCCATCGCCGATGCCAAAGGCCTGGGCGGCCACACGGGCGGCCCATACGATACCGTGCCAGAAACCGTCATCATGCACGGCATGATGGAACACGCTCGCAACGGCGGAACGCCGGACGTTCTGCCCGTCTTTTTTGACGAAGCGGGTCATCGAGTTGCCACGCAATATCTGATGGCGGTTCTGGAAGGCGACATGGACGTGGAGAAACTGTTCCACTACCGCGAGTATCTGTCGCATCTGCCTGGTCACCCGGAAAAAGGGTTTACGCCAGGCGTGAAGTTCAGTTCCGGCCGACTGGGCCACATGTGGCCGTTTGTTAACGGCGTCGCGATCGCGAATTCTGACAAGGTCGTCTTCATGCTGGGATCTGACGGATCTCAGATGGAAGGCAACGACGCGGAAGCCGCCCGGCTGGCGGTTGCTCAAAAGCTAAATGTGAAGCTGCTGGTCGACGACAACGACGTCACCATTGCGGGACATCCGTCTGACTACCTGCCCGGCTTCAACGTTTCAGAAACGCTGGAAGGTCACGGGCTAAAGGTCGACATCGGCGACGGCGAAGACTTGGACGGCCTGTACGCACGCATGTGTGCCGCCGTCACGACTGACGGTCCAGTCGCATTGATCAATCGCCGCAAAATGTGTCCTGGCGTGGAAGGGCTGGAAGGCAGCGCTCACGGACACGACGTCATCAAAACGGCTGTCGCAATTGATTACCTGAAAGCCAACGGACGCGAAGAAGCGGCCGAATATCTCGGCTCCGTCACCAAGGGTCCCGGCGGCCCGACTTATCAGGGCAGCGATGCAAAAAGCGTCGGCAAGAACCGAGATCTGTTCGGGAAGATTGTCAACGAAATTCTGGACGAGATCCCGGAAGCTGACCGCATCGCCAGCGTGAAGGTTTTCGACTGCGACCTGGAAGGCAGCTGTGGCCTGAACCACGTGCGAGCTTCTCATCCGGAAGTCTTCGTTCGCGGCGGAATCATGGAACGAGGAAACTTTTCGGCTGCGGCAGGGTTCGGCTTCGAAAAAGGCAAGCAGGGCATCTTCGCGACGTTCTCAGCGTTTTTGGAGATGGTCGTTTCCGAAATCACGATGGCTCGCCTGAACGACAGCAACGTGCTCGCTCATTTCAGCCACGCTGGCTGCGACGACATGGCCGACAACACGTGCCACTTCGGCTTGAACAACATGTTCGCCGCCAACGGTTTGCCTGACGATGGTCACGACAAAACGCGGCTGTACTTTCCGGCTGACCAGCATCAGTTTCGAGCGTGCCTGAAGAAAATCTACGGCGAAGAAGGCCTTCGGTTTATCTTCTCCACTCGATCCGGCGTACCAGACCTGCTGGACGACAGCGGCAGCCGTATTTTCGGCGACGGCTACCAGTTTGTGCCCGGCAAAGACGAGGTCATTCGGGAAGGCAAGGCTGGCTACATTGTCAGCTTCGGCGAAACGACCTATCGAGCCCTCGATGCGGTCATCCGCCTGAAAGAAGCTGGCCATGATGTCGGTCTGGTCTGCAAAGCGACTCTTAACGTTTACGACGAAGAGATGATGGCCAAACTCGCAGCATCACCCGCTGTACTGGTCGCAGAATCCTTCAATGTGAATACCGGCGTTGGTTCAAAGTTCGGCACCGAGTTACTCAAACGAGGCTTCAAGGGCAACTACAACAACATCGGCACCAACAAAGAAGGTTCGGGCGGCCTGTGGCAACAGATGGGCTATCAGGGGCTCGATTCCGATGGCATCATGGAGTCCATGAAGAAGCTGCTGGGATAG
- a CDS encoding sugar phosphate nucleotidyltransferase, giving the protein MKIRKAVITAAGEYHSNLPLQSVVDRDGVPGTALRRTLDEVVDAGIDEIAIIVRPGQSAPYLSAAGSHASRLVFFEQDNPRGYGDAILRANDFVGDEAFLHLVSDHLYVSRDEKSCAAQLCEVAKQHECSVSAIQATRENEIIYFGTVGGTPVAQQDNLYEVATVVEKPTPTVAEQELVVAGQRAGYYLCLFGMHVLTPTVLKLLQKNLDSATADQSVDLSTSLAQLAQTERYLAFEVDGSRHNISYKYGLLLAQLAISLGGIDRDLVLTELVALLAEK; this is encoded by the coding sequence ATGAAAATCAGGAAGGCGGTCATCACGGCCGCCGGCGAATACCACTCCAACCTTCCGCTGCAAAGTGTTGTGGACCGCGATGGAGTGCCGGGGACGGCGTTGCGGCGTACGCTGGACGAAGTTGTGGATGCCGGTATCGATGAAATCGCCATCATCGTGCGGCCAGGGCAGTCGGCACCGTACCTGTCGGCTGCGGGATCCCATGCATCGCGGCTGGTGTTCTTCGAACAGGACAATCCCCGAGGCTACGGGGACGCCATCTTGCGTGCAAACGATTTTGTCGGCGACGAAGCGTTCCTGCACTTGGTTTCGGATCACCTTTACGTCAGCCGCGACGAAAAAAGCTGCGCGGCTCAGTTGTGTGAGGTGGCGAAACAGCATGAATGCTCCGTGTCCGCCATTCAGGCCACTCGCGAAAACGAGATCATCTATTTCGGCACCGTAGGCGGCACACCTGTCGCTCAACAGGACAACCTGTACGAAGTCGCCACAGTCGTGGAGAAGCCAACGCCGACAGTTGCAGAACAGGAACTGGTGGTCGCCGGGCAGCGAGCCGGATACTACCTGTGCCTGTTTGGGATGCATGTGTTGACGCCGACCGTGCTAAAACTGCTGCAGAAAAATCTCGACTCTGCGACCGCCGATCAGTCGGTAGATCTATCAACGTCCCTCGCTCAGTTGGCTCAGACAGAGCGATATCTCGCCTTCGAAGTCGATGGTTCGCGCCACAACATCAGCTACAAGTACGGACTGCTGTTGGCCCAGCTTGCCATTTCACTCGGGGGCATCGATCGCGACCTTGTGCTGACGGAACTGGTTGCTCTGTTGGCTGAAAAGTAG
- a CDS encoding ECF-type sigma factor: MSSQLCCDHSQEHGVMTDPTRQLTASVASVTSWLVALRDGESAAAELLWEFLKRRLLTFASGQIRRVSPVYDEDDVALSAFHTLCDGVQKGRYSDLSNRDELWRLLAVITMNKARKRAAHETRQRRGGTSSPQDLNSVSHELVSPEASPEIVAVVQEECHRLLERLSQPELKVVAMLKVEGYTNDEVAAAMDCSRRSVQRRLNLIRDIWSDETGEE, encoded by the coding sequence ATGTCGAGCCAATTATGCTGCGATCACAGCCAGGAACACGGTGTGATGACCGACCCGACGCGACAGTTAACGGCAAGCGTGGCTTCGGTCACGTCGTGGCTGGTCGCACTGCGAGACGGGGAATCGGCTGCAGCTGAGTTACTGTGGGAATTCTTAAAACGCAGGCTGCTGACTTTTGCCAGTGGACAAATTCGGCGAGTGTCGCCCGTCTATGATGAGGACGACGTCGCCTTAAGCGCGTTTCATACTCTTTGCGACGGTGTGCAGAAAGGACGCTACTCGGACCTCAGCAATCGGGATGAACTGTGGCGTTTACTGGCCGTCATCACGATGAATAAAGCTCGCAAACGAGCGGCTCACGAAACGCGCCAGCGACGTGGCGGAACATCCTCGCCGCAGGATCTGAATTCCGTGTCTCACGAACTTGTGTCGCCGGAAGCGAGCCCGGAAATAGTCGCAGTAGTTCAGGAGGAATGTCACCGTCTGCTGGAACGGCTGTCTCAGCCTGAGCTAAAAGTCGTCGCGATGCTGAAGGTGGAAGGCTACACCAACGACGAAGTTGCGGCAGCCATGGACTGTTCACGGCGGTCGGTCCAGCGACGGCTGAACCTGATTCGAGACATCTGGTCGGACGAAACCGGTGAAGAGTGA
- a CDS encoding helix-turn-helix domain-containing protein translates to MRKIAVIFRDWSSDRSESISGVFEFANRQTDLLVGVFNHVQNAAQFSAPLEWGADGIICCLDGATQTDINSLLAVGLPTVNVGSVVEGMPSVTVSPTSIVGLLAEHILAINPTKIIVAADVGHRLLVSNVYAWGRTNGRPVHWLNVSRQPRDLLHLEPVPVPEFLPLVSSASGPIAIIAANDCVADYIDRISGALPELVENQLTIFSARDSPQCVLSGRAISAVVAPDRQLGFEAASVLSRMLHGKPISGGVSHVNATEFRDRKLPVAASDDSLVPIALEYIRQHAATGITVGDVMDFLQWRLSRVTFERHFRCAVGSAPGEEIRRLRLEHAKELLLTTKASIAEISGHCGFESVSGFSTFFRNGTNASPSEFRRLNNNS, encoded by the coding sequence ATGCGTAAAATCGCAGTTATTTTCCGAGACTGGAGCAGTGATCGCTCGGAATCCATCAGTGGCGTGTTTGAATTCGCTAATCGGCAAACGGATTTGCTGGTTGGCGTCTTCAACCACGTCCAGAACGCCGCTCAGTTTTCAGCACCGCTCGAATGGGGAGCGGACGGAATTATTTGCTGCCTCGACGGCGCAACTCAGACAGACATCAACAGCCTGCTCGCAGTGGGTTTGCCCACCGTGAATGTGGGATCTGTTGTTGAGGGGATGCCCTCCGTCACTGTTTCGCCGACTTCGATTGTCGGACTGTTGGCCGAGCATATTCTGGCGATCAACCCGACGAAAATCATCGTGGCGGCGGATGTTGGCCACCGATTGCTGGTCAGCAATGTTTACGCCTGGGGGCGAACCAACGGGCGACCGGTGCATTGGCTGAATGTTTCTCGACAGCCCCGCGACCTTTTGCATTTGGAACCGGTCCCCGTTCCCGAATTTCTGCCGCTTGTGAGTTCAGCGTCGGGCCCAATCGCCATCATCGCGGCAAATGACTGCGTTGCCGACTACATCGATCGTATCTCAGGCGCGCTGCCCGAATTAGTGGAAAACCAACTGACGATTTTCTCCGCGAGAGACTCACCGCAATGTGTGCTGTCGGGCCGCGCCATCAGTGCTGTGGTTGCACCGGACAGGCAACTCGGATTTGAGGCGGCTTCGGTTCTTAGTCGCATGTTGCACGGTAAGCCAATCAGCGGCGGGGTGAGTCACGTTAACGCGACTGAATTTCGAGATCGAAAGCTGCCCGTTGCCGCCAGCGATGATTCACTGGTTCCGATTGCGCTGGAATACATCCGCCAACACGCCGCGACCGGCATCACGGTGGGTGACGTGATGGACTTTCTTCAATGGCGGCTTTCACGAGTCACGTTCGAACGCCATTTCCGATGCGCCGTCGGGAGTGCACCGGGTGAAGAAATTCGCCGACTACGCCTGGAACACGCCAAAGAACTGCTTTTGACCACGAAGGCCTCGATCGCGGAAATATCCGGCCATTGCGGTTTCGAATCGGTTTCCGGATTCTCCACGTTCTTCCGCAACGGGACGAATGCCAGTCCGTCTGAGTTCCGGCGTCTCAACAACAATTCTTAA
- a CDS encoding DNA-binding protein, which yields MAKKYLTLEKAAERLGLTTDELMRVRESGEIRGFADRGSWKFLEAHVDEFARSQQADSSPDMPIISASDVDGEVNDSDDSGIAIDFDDSFFEDDEEVEVLEAADEDDDDEAVEVVAADDDDDFDFDLEDADSDVVMVEVDDSSDDDAVEAEEVVEVELEDSDSDIQLVDDDAVVVAADDDDDDFDFDFSDSDSDVQLVDNDKDAGKLDLAASDSDVRLAMDEALFDSSPAIPVADSDVQLAEDDSSPAIEAADDLDSTNVLDFSEESDQAMDSDSDVQLASVASDSDVEFDEDATVNEFDMPQSGDDSDSDIRLANSAADSDNDSDESSYLLRGLDSHSDIDRVTAAPDSSVRLSGADASEDLQMSDEDSDDSDESSHMLVGTDSISDEEIDLVSTDENDSDASARMLVGVDADSDLNLASADPDFADDSAAMVLGTDSDSDIKMVAPSSESSKLLPGIDVDGDENSVLDSDAADESSRMLVGMDSDSDVRLSFGNDDASQDSSELLVGLDSDSEIAEVDESDVLPTLAEDSDVRLSDSDSDVRLTATESDGSSMLVGLDSDVAMGGDDDTDDSDIVLGMDSDSDVQLVEPQGLLPDTDSDSDVSLSGADRTDSDIRLQGADSDESSDSDSAALLLPEDSDLKLIDTEEDDDSGISLDVADGGLSFDADESGITLEIADSGISLEADDSGINLEALDSGAMLGDDSGISLDVDDDSGLTLEAADSGIALFDDESGISLDADDMGSTQPMSAVSGAEAELAKTGAGTMELDISDETNDSEFELAGLDDDDDDYGTDTNVLMFDDDTGADEFSVDAQPAMGGGDDLAVDDYDADGAFEDDLGDDDFDDDFEDDEMDDVWDAEDEADDDGFEAGETKVGGFVAPAGAAAGAGWAMQDAPWGGLWTSFVAVGALLSAVSAFVGIELVRHMWLLNQPGQPASGLLGMLSGMFGG from the coding sequence ATGGCCAAGAAGTATCTGACACTTGAAAAAGCGGCCGAACGTCTGGGGCTCACCACCGACGAATTGATGCGGGTCCGCGAAAGCGGCGAAATTCGCGGCTTCGCAGATCGCGGTAGCTGGAAGTTTCTGGAAGCGCACGTCGACGAGTTCGCACGTTCGCAGCAGGCCGATTCTTCCCCCGACATGCCGATCATTTCCGCATCCGATGTGGATGGTGAGGTGAATGATTCTGACGACAGCGGCATCGCAATTGACTTCGACGATTCGTTTTTTGAGGACGATGAAGAAGTCGAAGTCCTCGAAGCTGCTGACGAGGATGACGACGACGAGGCGGTCGAAGTAGTTGCGGCTGATGACGATGATGACTTCGATTTTGACCTGGAAGACGCCGACAGCGACGTCGTCATGGTCGAAGTTGATGACAGCTCAGACGACGACGCTGTTGAGGCCGAAGAAGTAGTTGAAGTGGAGCTGGAAGATTCTGACAGCGACATTCAACTGGTCGACGACGATGCGGTTGTTGTCGCGGCTGACGACGACGATGATGATTTCGACTTCGACTTTTCAGATTCAGACAGCGACGTACAACTTGTCGACAATGACAAGGATGCCGGAAAACTGGACTTGGCGGCGTCAGACAGCGACGTACGTTTGGCGATGGATGAGGCACTGTTCGATTCTTCTCCGGCCATACCTGTCGCAGACAGTGACGTGCAGTTGGCAGAAGATGATTCAAGCCCTGCCATTGAAGCAGCTGATGACCTTGATTCCACCAACGTACTGGACTTCAGTGAAGAGTCGGACCAGGCAATGGACTCCGACAGCGACGTTCAGTTGGCGTCTGTCGCTTCGGATAGTGACGTCGAATTTGACGAAGACGCGACGGTCAATGAATTCGACATGCCGCAATCCGGCGACGATTCAGACAGTGACATCCGGCTTGCCAACAGCGCGGCAGACAGCGATAACGATTCTGACGAAAGCTCGTACCTGCTTCGCGGATTGGATTCCCACAGCGACATCGATCGCGTAACTGCGGCCCCCGACAGTTCTGTCAGGCTGTCAGGAGCGGATGCCAGCGAAGACTTGCAGATGTCGGACGAAGACTCCGACGACTCTGACGAGAGTTCTCACATGCTGGTCGGGACAGATTCCATCAGCGACGAGGAAATCGATCTGGTTTCAACAGACGAAAACGACTCCGATGCCAGCGCGCGGATGCTGGTGGGCGTCGATGCCGACAGCGATCTGAACCTGGCCTCCGCCGATCCGGACTTTGCTGACGACAGTGCCGCCATGGTGCTTGGCACAGATTCTGACAGTGACATCAAGATGGTCGCACCGTCAAGCGAAAGTTCGAAGTTGCTGCCGGGGATTGACGTCGACGGTGACGAAAACTCGGTCCTCGACAGCGATGCGGCAGACGAAAGTTCGCGCATGCTGGTGGGGATGGATTCCGACAGCGATGTGCGTTTGTCGTTTGGCAATGACGATGCGTCGCAGGATAGTTCTGAGCTGCTGGTTGGGCTTGATTCTGACAGCGAGATAGCTGAGGTGGATGAGTCTGATGTCCTGCCAACACTGGCAGAAGACAGCGATGTCCGCCTTTCTGATTCTGACAGCGACGTGAGGCTGACAGCAACGGAGTCGGACGGTTCCAGCATGCTGGTGGGACTCGACAGTGACGTAGCAATGGGCGGCGACGACGACACGGATGATTCAGACATTGTGCTGGGAATGGATTCCGACAGCGACGTGCAGTTGGTGGAACCTCAAGGCCTGCTTCCTGACACCGACAGTGACAGCGACGTCAGCCTTTCCGGAGCAGACCGGACGGACAGCGACATTCGCCTGCAGGGAGCGGATTCGGATGAATCGTCTGATTCCGACTCAGCGGCACTATTGCTGCCTGAAGACAGCGACCTGAAGCTGATCGACACGGAAGAAGATGACGACAGCGGGATCTCGCTGGATGTTGCTGACGGTGGGCTGAGCTTCGACGCGGACGAAAGCGGAATCACACTCGAAATCGCAGACAGCGGTATTAGCCTGGAAGCAGACGACAGCGGAATCAATCTGGAAGCACTGGACAGCGGCGCAATGCTTGGTGACGACAGCGGCATCTCGCTGGACGTCGATGACGATTCCGGTCTGACACTGGAAGCCGCCGACAGCGGAATCGCATTGTTCGATGATGAAAGCGGAATTTCGCTGGACGCTGACGACATGGGCTCAACGCAGCCAATGTCAGCCGTTTCGGGTGCAGAGGCAGAACTGGCGAAGACCGGTGCCGGCACGATGGAACTGGACATCTCGGACGAGACGAACGACAGCGAATTTGAGCTGGCTGGTTTGGACGACGATGACGACGACTACGGCACCGACACCAATGTCCTGATGTTCGACGACGACACCGGCGCCGACGAATTCAGCGTGGATGCTCAGCCGGCGATGGGTGGCGGCGATGATCTTGCCGTCGACGACTACGATGCCGACGGCGCATTCGAAGATGATCTGGGCGACGACGACTTCGATGACGATTTCGAAGACGACGAAATGGATGACGTCTGGGACGCGGAAGACGAAGCCGACGACGACGGATTCGAAGCGGGCGAAACGAAAGTCGGCGGTTTTGTCGCTCCGGCCGGAGCGGCAGCAGGGGCAGGTTGGGCAATGCAGGACGCCCCCTGGGGTGGCCTCTGGACGTCATTTGTGGCCGTCGGAGCGTTACTGTCAGCGGTGAGTGCCTTCGTCGGTATCGAACTGGTGCGGCACATGTGGCTGTTAAATCAGCCCGGGCAACCGGCTTCCGGCCTGCTGGGAATGCTAAGCGGGATGTTCGGCGGGTAA